A region from the Candidatus Omnitrophota bacterium genome encodes:
- a CDS encoding zf-HC2 domain-containing protein codes for MRPVCHSIRKQLLFFVETRLGKTGVLEEKQQREIEAHTAECEACRLEAERIAAHLNFLQTLLPPTVPALLAAKCLAAAERTSRKPYRRFSLVTAGAAAAILLAVFAAGLWIGNGMKNYSPAPNAFASLVKVQNGLLDQLETLLRKEGDAESQDSFAAWQYPIEQVRYSSQVIEAYYKQNQGNPVAQRGFCEAIYQNIRTLAGLCASLENEKESAPSGAGLGTAKKKDIEI; via the coding sequence ATGAGACCCGTATGCCATTCCATCCGAAAACAATTGTTATTCTTCGTCGAAACCCGTCTAGGAAAAACTGGCGTTCTGGAGGAAAAACAACAGCGCGAGATCGAAGCGCATACGGCGGAATGCGAAGCCTGCCGCCTGGAAGCGGAGCGCATAGCCGCTCATTTGAACTTCTTACAGACGCTGCTTCCTCCAACCGTTCCGGCGCTGTTGGCGGCGAAATGCCTGGCGGCGGCGGAAAGAACGTCCCGCAAGCCGTATCGCCGTTTCTCTCTGGTTACGGCGGGCGCGGCGGCGGCGATTTTGCTCGCCGTCTTTGCGGCGGGATTATGGATAGGCAATGGGATGAAGAACTATTCTCCCGCTCCCAACGCCTTCGCGTCGTTGGTCAAGGTTCAAAACGGCTTGCTCGATCAATTGGAAACGCTTCTGCGTAAAGAAGGCGACGCGGAATCGCAAGATTCCTTCGCCGCCTGGCAATACCCTATAGAACAGGTGAGATATTCGTCTCAAGTGATCGAAGCCTACTACAAGCAAAACCAGGGAAACCCCGTCGCCCAGCGCGGATTCTGCGAAGCCATCTATCAAAATATCCGTACGCTGGCCGGGCTGTGCGCTTCCTTGGAAAACGAGAAAGAATCCGCGCCGTCCGGCGCGGGTTTAGGAACGGCGAAAAAGAAAGACATCGAAATCTAA
- a CDS encoding DUF4097 family beta strand repeat-containing protein, which produces MLKNKIIPIVIAAFLFGLPCGISPLAEEVSTESIGETTDEISEAINAQMAQVREQTKQVKEKMKAVKGQKENVKKAMEKFIEEMRKHKLDFSDIAESLSNMAIEIPEIVMEIPPIPPIPPIKMPKMPYVPPIGGINSSLKDFKGETVAKKFDKTFETNEKTRLIAHGPFASLVIVPAEPGQSLRAEVELIAGAPDKDEAQKLLDEMEVSFESKDDELTITAPPMKDHTKDDNQRIKACKVKLFAPALASIELKNQFGDVLIESVSTNIQCENEFGSLDVKNVRGELDLKNKFGSLIVVNHIGDGKLRCEFGGPTIDGWSGKMDLDVQFGQSDISGLTKEAEINGKFSFGAVNLKLPTDYAGEIKASASMGSIKAPEGLKEKKEMMSNSVSGVIGEGKGRINLKCSFSEVTIVKE; this is translated from the coding sequence ATGTTGAAAAATAAAATAATTCCAATCGTCATTGCGGCTTTTCTCTTCGGCTTGCCCTGCGGAATTTCCCCGTTGGCGGAAGAGGTTTCCACGGAATCGATCGGCGAAACGACCGATGAAATCAGCGAAGCCATAAACGCCCAAATGGCTCAAGTTCGAGAACAGACGAAACAAGTCAAGGAAAAGATGAAAGCGGTAAAGGGGCAAAAAGAGAACGTCAAAAAGGCGATGGAGAAGTTTATAGAGGAAATGAGGAAACACAAATTGGATTTCTCCGACATAGCCGAGAGCTTATCCAATATGGCGATAGAAATTCCCGAAATCGTTATGGAAATTCCTCCCATTCCTCCCATCCCGCCCATAAAAATGCCGAAAATGCCCTATGTGCCTCCTATAGGCGGCATTAACTCTTCTTTGAAGGATTTCAAAGGCGAAACCGTAGCGAAGAAATTCGATAAAACTTTCGAGACGAACGAAAAAACTCGTCTCATTGCGCATGGCCCCTTCGCTTCTCTCGTCATCGTCCCGGCGGAACCGGGTCAAAGCCTGCGCGCCGAAGTGGAATTAATCGCCGGGGCGCCGGATAAAGATGAAGCGCAGAAGCTGCTCGATGAAATGGAGGTTTCTTTCGAATCGAAAGACGATGAGCTGACGATAACGGCGCCGCCGATGAAAGACCATACCAAAGACGACAACCAAAGGATTAAGGCGTGCAAGGTTAAGTTATTCGCGCCGGCGTTGGCGTCGATTGAATTGAAGAATCAATTCGGCGACGTGCTGATCGAAAGCGTCTCGACGAATATCCAGTGCGAAAACGAATTCGGTTCTCTTGACGTGAAGAACGTACGGGGCGAGCTGGATTTAAAGAACAAATTCGGCTCCTTGATTGTCGTCAACCATATCGGCGACGGCAAATTGCGCTGCGAATTCGGCGGCCCCACCATCGACGGCTGGTCGGGCAAAATGGACTTGGACGTGCAATTCGGCCAATCGGACATCTCAGGCTTGACGAAGGAAGCGGAAATAAACGGGAAATTCTCCTTCGGCGCCGTGAATCTGAAACTGCCGACAGATTATGCGGGTGAAATTAAAGCGTCAGCCAGCATGGGTTCCATCAAAGCGCCGGAAGGATTGAAAGAGAAAAAAGAGATGATGTCGAATAGCGTATCCGGCGTCATCGGCGAAGGCAAAGGCCGCATCAACCTTAAATGCAGTTTCAGCGAGGTTACGATCGTGAAGGAATAG